Proteins encoded together in one Chryseobacterium sp. G0201 window:
- the mraY gene encoding phospho-N-acetylmuramoyl-pentapeptide-transferase yields the protein MLYYLYEYLTDHGIHVPGLGMLKYISFRAGMAVLLSLTIALVYGKRIINYLRAKQMGELVRDLGLDGQKQKEGTPTMGGLIIILATLIPVLLFTRITNIYIVLLIVSVIWMGAIGFVDDYLKKVKKNKDGLSGKFKIVGQVGLGLIVGVTMYFHPDITVKRKYADAKVVNRNNVEQNFMPTEKITVSTVPFAKNNEFDYSGMLFWMNDKDAHEWAWIVFIPIVIFIVTAVSNGANITDGIDGLAAGTSTVILLALAFFTYVSGNIIFADYLNIMFLPNMGETTIFVVAMVGAVIGFFWYNTYPAQVFMGDTGSLMLGGVIAVLAIILRKELMIPVLCGIFLIENISVMLQVVVFKYRKRKYGLEYAQNNRLFKMSPLHHHYQKEGFHESKIVNRMVIIGVMLAIVCLITLKMR from the coding sequence ATGTTATACTATCTATACGAATATCTTACCGACCATGGAATCCACGTTCCCGGACTAGGAATGTTAAAGTACATTTCTTTCCGTGCAGGAATGGCTGTTCTGTTGTCTTTAACCATCGCTCTTGTTTATGGTAAAAGAATCATTAACTATCTGAGAGCAAAACAGATGGGCGAATTGGTTCGTGATCTGGGATTAGACGGTCAAAAACAAAAAGAAGGAACTCCTACAATGGGAGGTCTTATCATTATTTTGGCAACATTGATTCCGGTTTTATTATTTACAAGGATTACCAATATTTACATTGTCCTTTTGATTGTTTCGGTTATTTGGATGGGTGCCATTGGTTTTGTGGATGATTATTTAAAAAAGGTTAAGAAAAACAAAGATGGTTTAAGTGGAAAATTCAAGATTGTAGGACAGGTCGGATTAGGGCTAATTGTCGGAGTTACAATGTACTTCCACCCTGACATTACTGTTAAAAGAAAATATGCAGATGCGAAAGTGGTGAACAGAAATAATGTAGAGCAAAACTTTATGCCTACAGAAAAAATTACTGTTTCTACGGTTCCTTTTGCTAAAAATAATGAGTTCGATTACAGTGGAATGTTATTTTGGATGAATGACAAAGACGCTCACGAATGGGCATGGATCGTTTTCATCCCAATTGTGATCTTCATCGTAACAGCCGTTTCAAACGGAGCCAATATCACCGATGGAATTGACGGCCTCGCAGCAGGTACAAGTACTGTTATATTGCTTGCATTAGCATTTTTCACCTACGTTTCTGGGAATATTATTTTTGCAGATTATCTCAATATTATGTTCCTCCCCAACATGGGTGAAACCACCATTTTTGTTGTGGCTATGGTCGGAGCTGTTATTGGTTTTTTCTGGTACAACACCTATCCTGCCCAGGTTTTTATGGGTGATACGGGAAGTTTAATGCTGGGAGGAGTAATTGCTGTTTTAGCGATCATTTTAAGAAAAGAATTAATGATTCCTGTGTTATGCGGGATCTTCCTAATAGAAAATATATCTGTGATGCTACAGGTAGTTGTTTTCAAATACAGAAAAAGAAAATACGGGTTGGAATATGCCCAAAACAATAGATTATTTAAGATGTCACCATTACATCACCATTATCAAAAAGAAGGATTTCACGAAAGTAAAATCGTTAATAGAATGGTAATCATCGGTGTTATGTTGGCAATTGTATGTCTTATCACATTGAAAATGAGATAA
- the murG gene encoding undecaprenyldiphospho-muramoylpentapeptide beta-N-acetylglucosaminyltransferase, which produces MNKKLKILLSGGGTGGHIFPAIAIADEIKKRFPDAEFLFIGANGKMEMEKVPQAGYKIEGIDIAGIDRGNMLSNLGLPFKILKSLSKSKRIIKNFAPDFAVGTGGFASGPALYEASKLGIPIFIQEQNAHAGVTNKILSKKARAVFTAYPKVEGFPSEKIKFLGNPIRENIISGMQETAQAKEKMGLDKDKLTILSVGGSLGSRTLNNGWKENLENLKEKGYQLIWQTGKLDYKEIVDSCRLTVDGNNQQPATNNQIQIKEFIKDMETAYSAADVIVSRAGAIAISELAVAQKPVLLVPFPFAAEDHQTKNAMNLVEKNAAKMVKDSEMQEKFWNTLSEICENENVRKEMSENMKYFAKPNAAKEIVDEIFKEIK; this is translated from the coding sequence ATGAACAAAAAGTTAAAAATATTATTATCAGGCGGCGGAACAGGAGGACACATCTTCCCGGCCATCGCTATTGCAGATGAGATCAAGAAAAGATTTCCTGATGCAGAATTTTTGTTCATTGGCGCCAACGGAAAAATGGAAATGGAAAAAGTTCCGCAAGCTGGCTATAAAATAGAAGGAATTGATATCGCAGGAATTGACAGAGGAAATATGCTATCCAATTTAGGTCTGCCTTTCAAAATTTTGAAAAGCTTATCTAAATCGAAAAGAATAATTAAAAACTTCGCTCCTGATTTTGCAGTGGGAACGGGAGGTTTTGCAAGCGGACCGGCTTTATATGAGGCTAGTAAATTGGGAATTCCAATCTTCATCCAAGAGCAGAATGCACATGCAGGAGTAACGAATAAAATTTTAAGTAAAAAAGCAAGAGCAGTTTTTACAGCCTATCCAAAAGTTGAAGGTTTTCCAAGTGAGAAAATAAAATTCTTAGGGAATCCAATTCGTGAGAATATTATCTCGGGAATGCAGGAAACAGCTCAGGCAAAAGAAAAAATGGGATTGGATAAAGATAAACTGACCATACTTTCTGTTGGCGGTTCTTTAGGTTCAAGAACATTAAATAATGGCTGGAAAGAAAATCTTGAAAACCTTAAAGAAAAAGGATATCAATTGATCTGGCAAACAGGAAAGTTGGATTATAAAGAGATTGTTGATAGTTGTCGGTTGACAGTTGATGGAAATAACCAACAACCAGCAACAAACAACCAAATACAAATAAAAGAATTCATCAAAGACATGGAAACAGCTTATTCCGCTGCAGATGTCATTGTTTCAAGAGCAGGTGCAATTGCCATTTCAGAGTTGGCCGTAGCACAGAAACCTGTTTTGTTGGTTCCGTTCCCTTTTGCGGCAGAGGATCATCAAACAAAAAATGCCATGAATTTGGTTGAAAAAAACGCAGCCAAAATGGTAAAAGATTCTGAAATGCAGGAAAAATTCTGGAATACATTGTCAGAAATCTGCGAAAATGAAAATGTAAGAAAAGAAATGTCTGAAAACATGAAATATTTTGCCAAGCCAAATGCAGCAAAAGAGATTGTAGATGAGATTTTTAAAGAGATAAAATAG
- the murC gene encoding UDP-N-acetylmuramate--L-alanine ligase — protein sequence MKNLETYQNFYFVGIGGIGMSALARYFHASGKKVLGYDKTNTKLTQNLMNEGIDIVFEDLIDERITSLEKENTLLIYTPAIKKLGILDYFNENQFEVLKRAKVLGLITENTDCIAVAGTHGKTTTSTLVAHLCKEANFPFSCFLGGISENFKSNFLYNGNQYSVVEADEYDRSFLNLSPDWAVITSTDADHLDIYGDKNTIEEGFKQFAALVPNDKQLFVRKGIEIGRPHITYAVNEVADYYSDNLRMDHDKIYFDFHTPTETVKDLVWEIPGIHNVENATVALAILNNLGFDFEILKKAIANFKGIKRRYTKHIYKNGKIYIDDYAHHPTEINAVVGSIRTFYPEKKLLVVFQPHLFSRTRDFADGFAESLSNTEELILLDIYPARELQENFEGITSDWLLEKVTLDKKEVSNLSDAFNKIKEKDFDILLTVGAGNIDTLYDPICEWISKN from the coding sequence ATGAAAAATTTAGAAACATATCAAAATTTTTACTTCGTTGGGATCGGAGGGATCGGAATGAGTGCTTTGGCGCGTTATTTCCATGCTTCGGGTAAAAAAGTTTTAGGCTATGATAAGACCAACACCAAACTCACTCAGAATTTGATGAATGAGGGAATTGATATTGTTTTTGAAGATCTTATTGACGAAAGAATAACGTCTCTTGAAAAAGAAAATACATTATTAATTTACACTCCTGCGATTAAAAAATTAGGGATTTTAGATTATTTTAATGAAAATCAATTTGAAGTTCTAAAACGAGCAAAAGTTTTAGGTTTAATTACAGAAAACACAGATTGTATCGCTGTTGCCGGAACTCACGGAAAAACAACGACTTCTACCCTCGTTGCTCATTTGTGCAAAGAAGCTAATTTTCCTTTTTCTTGCTTTTTAGGTGGAATTTCCGAGAATTTTAAGTCAAATTTTCTGTACAACGGTAATCAATATTCAGTAGTAGAAGCCGATGAATATGACAGAAGTTTCCTTAATCTTTCTCCGGATTGGGCGGTGATAACTTCCACAGATGCAGATCATTTGGATATTTACGGTGATAAAAATACGATCGAAGAAGGGTTCAAACAGTTTGCAGCTTTAGTTCCGAATGACAAACAGCTTTTTGTGAGAAAAGGAATTGAAATCGGAAGACCTCATATTACGTATGCCGTAAATGAAGTAGCTGATTATTACTCAGATAACCTTCGAATGGATCATGATAAAATCTATTTTGATTTTCATACACCAACAGAAACAGTAAAAGATCTTGTTTGGGAAATTCCGGGAATCCACAATGTAGAAAATGCGACGGTTGCATTAGCTATTTTAAATAATTTAGGCTTTGATTTCGAAATTTTAAAGAAAGCAATTGCTAATTTTAAAGGAATCAAAAGAAGATATACTAAACATATCTATAAAAACGGTAAAATTTACATCGACGATTATGCTCACCATCCAACAGAAATTAATGCTGTAGTGGGATCCATCAGAACTTTTTACCCTGAGAAAAAATTATTGGTGGTTTTCCAACCGCATTTATTCAGCAGAACGAGAGATTTTGCAGATGGTTTTGCAGAAAGTTTAAGTAATACTGAAGAATTGATCTTATTGGATATTTATCCTGCAAGAGAGCTTCAGGAAAATTTTGAAGGAATAACTTCAGACTGGTTATTGGAAAAAGTGACTTTAGACAAAAAAGAAGTGTCGAATTTATCAGATGCTTTCAATAAAATAAAAGAAAAAGATTTTGACATCCTTCTCACAGTAGGCGCAGGAAATATTGATACGCTGTACGATCCTATTTGTGAATGGATAAGCAAAAATTGA
- a CDS encoding penicillin-binding transpeptidase domain-containing protein, with protein sequence MQKQNEYDNKRKRTLRWGYLFAVVALCVFVMFIARIIILQNTNVQEIKDDYINKNYREATLKAARGNLFASDGSILATTVMRYDIYLDFKTMKDTIYSNNIGALTDSLSKMFGKSRGDFRQKFDEQKKKKNQYYALVKGLDFDEYDRIRNFPIFKKGKNKGGFIVDRNYKRELATSEIGAGTIGIDNGELKAGLEGAFSKYLTGSDGKRLEQRINSSQWKPIDFWKVQEPVDGEDVYTTLDLRIQDIAHSALEKQLVNFEAKHGTVIVMEVQTGKVRALVNLRRTEDGDYEDSYNYALKDNIEPGSTFKTISLLAAMDDGFIDENTTVNVGNGVWVYAKQRISDGHGGGTYDISDVLAKSSNVGTAKLITKYYAEKPQIFLDHLRRWKLFDKMDIELPGITKPKIVTPENKRWNAATLASIAYGYSSNINLLQLTTFYNGVANGGKMLKPLFIDKIMKDGKVMYNAKPEVIVNKMASEKAIKMMTSALTKAVEKGTGKSIFTPNLKMAGKTGTARFEYWLPGPMKYRASFAGFYPADNPKYTCYVMISEPNTAKGFYGGTVSAPVFKEIAGKTFLKTPQNVEKEMLVDKKVNLNKMVEPNVKIAVNNKQMPNVVGLIGKNVIPQLENLGYRIDYKGVGRIKEQFPLEGTTISKNQRIYLSLQN encoded by the coding sequence ATGCAAAAGCAAAATGAATACGACAACAAACGTAAAAGAACCTTAAGGTGGGGCTACCTCTTCGCAGTGGTGGCTTTGTGCGTATTTGTAATGTTCATTGCAAGGATCATCATTCTTCAAAACACCAATGTTCAGGAAATTAAAGACGACTACATTAACAAAAATTACCGCGAAGCAACTCTAAAAGCTGCCCGTGGAAATTTATTTGCTTCCGACGGTTCTATTCTTGCAACAACCGTGATGCGTTATGATATCTATCTGGATTTCAAAACGATGAAAGATACGATCTACAGCAACAACATCGGAGCTTTAACGGATTCTTTAAGCAAAATGTTTGGGAAATCGAGAGGTGATTTCAGACAAAAATTCGACGAACAGAAGAAAAAGAAAAATCAATATTACGCTTTAGTTAAAGGTCTCGATTTTGACGAATACGACAGAATCAGAAATTTCCCGATTTTCAAAAAAGGAAAAAATAAAGGAGGATTCATCGTTGACAGAAATTATAAAAGAGAATTAGCAACCTCAGAAATCGGTGCCGGAACTATCGGAATCGATAATGGTGAGCTTAAAGCAGGTCTGGAAGGTGCTTTTTCAAAATATCTGACAGGAAGCGACGGAAAAAGATTAGAACAAAGAATCAACTCTTCTCAATGGAAGCCAATTGATTTCTGGAAAGTTCAGGAACCTGTTGACGGAGAAGATGTTTATACGACTTTAGATCTTAGAATTCAAGACATTGCACATTCAGCTTTGGAGAAACAGCTTGTGAATTTCGAAGCAAAACACGGAACTGTAATTGTAATGGAAGTGCAGACTGGTAAAGTTCGCGCTTTGGTTAATTTAAGAAGAACCGAAGATGGTGATTACGAAGATTCTTACAATTATGCTCTAAAAGATAACATCGAACCAGGTTCTACATTTAAAACAATTTCTTTATTAGCAGCAATGGATGATGGTTTCATTGATGAAAATACAACTGTAAATGTAGGAAATGGAGTTTGGGTGTATGCAAAACAAAGAATTTCAGACGGGCACGGTGGCGGAACGTACGACATTAGTGATGTTTTAGCAAAATCAAGTAACGTTGGAACTGCAAAATTGATCACAAAATATTACGCTGAGAAACCTCAGATTTTTCTTGATCACTTAAGACGTTGGAAATTATTCGACAAAATGGACATCGAGCTTCCGGGAATCACAAAACCAAAGATCGTAACTCCTGAAAATAAAAGATGGAATGCTGCAACATTGGCTTCAATCGCTTACGGATATTCATCAAACATCAATCTATTACAATTAACAACCTTCTACAATGGAGTTGCTAACGGCGGTAAGATGCTAAAACCTCTTTTCATCGACAAGATCATGAAAGACGGAAAGGTAATGTACAATGCAAAACCTGAAGTTATCGTCAACAAAATGGCTTCAGAAAAAGCGATTAAAATGATGACCAGCGCATTAACTAAAGCCGTAGAAAAAGGAACAGGGAAAAGTATTTTCACTCCAAATTTAAAAATGGCAGGGAAAACAGGAACCGCAAGATTTGAATATTGGTTGCCTGGTCCAATGAAGTACCGCGCATCATTCGCAGGCTTCTATCCGGCTGACAATCCGAAATATACCTGTTATGTAATGATCAGTGAGCCTAATACGGCAAAAGGATTTTATGGTGGAACGGTTTCCGCACCGGTGTTTAAAGAAATTGCAGGGAAAACGTTCCTGAAAACACCTCAAAACGTTGAAAAAGAAATGCTTGTTGACAAAAAGGTTAACCTAAATAAAATGGTTGAGCCTAATGTGAAAATAGCAGTTAATAATAAACAAATGCCAAACGTAGTCGGATTGATTGGTAAAAACGTAATCCCGCAATTGGAAAATTTAGGATATAGAATTGACTATAAAGGAGTTGGAAGAATTAAAGAACAGTTCCCGTTAGAAGGCACAACAATTAGTAAAAACCAGAGGATTTATTTGTCTCTGCAGAATTAA
- a CDS encoding cell division protein FtsQ/DivIB: MKNKYRILKIAITVILLGFLLSFSLKKFGGQKITDNKISVKMNEKTPVYFIDEKDIREIVNKENPSGKVGDLNIPALEKKINSLPAVDSANVYLNLNGKLNLDIKQRVPIFRLNKDGKDFYVDERGIEFPISRTYSHPCMLVTGNVKKDEYEKLAELVGKIDKDDFSKKYFIGISKDTNGDYNLLTSEGNYKVEIGDLDNIDLKVKGFKAFVEKYLVYQDPLKYNMISIKYQNQIVTTLNPNFKGNDSILKVGNMELAKVPVSTAMKKTEAKLKIAEVKKETKKTGSASTKPKESTKPKATTKPKAKETKKTEKKSTATKPKAKAKVKIE, encoded by the coding sequence ATGAAAAATAAATACAGAATATTAAAAATTGCTATCACAGTAATCCTTCTAGGTTTCCTGCTGAGTTTCTCGTTGAAGAAATTCGGTGGTCAGAAGATTACGGATAATAAAATTTCTGTAAAAATGAATGAAAAAACTCCGGTTTATTTCATTGACGAAAAAGATATTAGAGAAATTGTAAACAAGGAAAATCCATCAGGAAAAGTGGGAGATCTTAATATTCCCGCTTTGGAAAAAAAGATAAACTCACTTCCGGCTGTTGACAGTGCCAATGTCTACTTAAACCTCAACGGAAAACTTAATTTAGATATAAAACAAAGAGTTCCTATTTTCAGGTTAAATAAAGACGGAAAAGACTTTTATGTAGACGAAAGAGGAATTGAATTTCCTATTTCCAGAACCTATTCACATCCATGCATGTTGGTGACAGGAAATGTGAAAAAAGATGAATATGAAAAATTAGCCGAATTGGTTGGAAAAATAGATAAAGATGATTTCAGCAAAAAATATTTCATCGGAATCTCAAAAGACACCAATGGAGACTACAATCTTTTGACAAGCGAAGGAAATTATAAAGTAGAAATAGGAGATTTAGATAATATAGACTTAAAAGTAAAAGGTTTTAAAGCTTTTGTAGAGAAATACCTCGTTTATCAGGATCCTCTAAAGTACAATATGATCTCTATTAAGTATCAGAATCAGATTGTTACGACCTTGAATCCTAATTTTAAAGGAAACGACAGTATTTTAAAAGTAGGAAATATGGAATTGGCGAAAGTCCCTGTTTCGACTGCCATGAAAAAAACAGAGGCTAAACTAAAAATAGCTGAAGTTAAAAAAGAAACTAAAAAAACCGGCTCCGCTTCAACAAAACCGAAGGAAAGCACAAAACCAAAGGCGACAACTAAGCCCAAGGCAAAAGAAACAAAAAAAACAGAGAAGAAAAGTACGGCGACAAAGCCGAAAGCAAAGGCAAAGGTTAAAATAGAATAA
- a CDS encoding UDP-N-acetylmuramoyl-L-alanyl-D-glutamate--2,6-diaminopimelate ligase — protein MQLIELLNRIPVLEIHGENTREVSELVFDSRKVTENSLYIAMRGTVADGHSFIASSIEKGAKSIICEEFPENLDENITYVKVKDSSKALGHLASNFYGNPSEKLKLIGVTGTNGKTSVSTLLFDVFKNLGYDSALLSTVEIRIGDKIIPATHTTPDVITINKILAQAVEEGCEFAFMEVSSHGISQNRIEGLHFKVAGFTNLTHDHLDYHKTFDEYLKTKKRFFDELQDTAIAITNVDDKNGMVMLQNTKAVKKSYALKTMADFHGKPLEIDFNGMLLNFNGKEFWTTLTGRFNVYNLLLVFGIASELGFEQDEILQAISKLKRVSGRFETFKSDGGIFFIVDYAHTPDALENILDSINDIRTKNERLITVFGCGGDRDHSKRPEMGNIASKKSTLAIITSDNPRTEDPTAIIKEIEAGVEPQYFSKYTSIPDRREAIKMAIKFSEPKDIVLVAGKGHETYQEINGVKHHFDDKEVIIELWKLMSK, from the coding sequence ATGCAATTAATTGAATTATTAAATAGAATCCCAGTCCTAGAAATTCACGGTGAAAATACCCGTGAGGTTTCGGAATTGGTTTTCGACAGCAGAAAGGTTACGGAAAACTCTTTGTACATCGCAATGAGAGGTACGGTTGCGGATGGACATTCATTTATTGCATCTTCAATTGAAAAAGGGGCAAAATCAATCATTTGTGAAGAGTTTCCTGAAAATTTAGATGAAAATATTACTTACGTTAAAGTAAAAGATTCTTCTAAAGCTTTAGGACATCTGGCTTCCAATTTCTATGGAAACCCTTCTGAAAAATTAAAATTAATCGGCGTTACAGGAACAAACGGAAAAACTTCGGTTTCTACTCTGCTTTTTGATGTATTTAAAAATTTAGGCTACGATTCGGCTTTACTTTCAACGGTAGAAATCAGAATTGGAGATAAAATAATTCCGGCAACACATACAACTCCTGATGTTATTACCATTAATAAAATCTTAGCTCAGGCTGTTGAAGAAGGTTGCGAGTTTGCTTTCATGGAAGTAAGTTCTCACGGAATTTCTCAGAACAGAATTGAAGGTCTGCATTTTAAAGTAGCAGGATTTACAAACCTTACCCACGATCATTTAGATTATCATAAAACTTTTGATGAGTATTTAAAAACGAAGAAAAGATTTTTTGATGAACTTCAGGATACAGCCATTGCTATTACCAATGTTGATGATAAAAATGGAATGGTAATGCTTCAAAACACAAAGGCTGTGAAAAAGTCCTATGCATTGAAGACCATGGCAGATTTCCACGGAAAACCATTGGAAATTGATTTCAACGGAATGCTGTTGAATTTTAATGGAAAAGAATTTTGGACAACATTGACAGGAAGATTCAATGTTTACAACTTATTACTGGTTTTCGGAATTGCTTCTGAACTTGGTTTCGAACAAGACGAAATTCTTCAGGCTATCAGTAAATTAAAAAGAGTGTCAGGAAGATTTGAAACCTTCAAATCAGACGGAGGAATTTTCTTCATCGTAGATTATGCACACACTCCGGATGCGTTAGAAAACATTCTGGACAGCATTAATGATATCAGAACAAAAAACGAAAGACTGATCACAGTTTTCGGTTGCGGAGGCGACAGAGATCACTCCAAAAGACCTGAAATGGGAAATATTGCCAGCAAAAAATCAACGTTGGCGATCATCACTTCAGACAACCCGAGAACAGAAGATCCGACAGCAATTATAAAAGAAATTGAAGCAGGTGTTGAACCTCAATACTTCAGCAAGTACACTTCAATTCCGGATAGAAGAGAAGCCATAAAGATGGCAATAAAATTCTCAGAACCTAAAGATATTGTTTTAGTAGCCGGAAAAGGTCACGAAACATATCAGGAGATAAATGGTGTAAAACATCATTTTGATGACAAAGAAGTAATTATTGAGCTTTGGAAGTTAATGAGTAAGTAA
- the murD gene encoding UDP-N-acetylmuramoyl-L-alanine--D-glutamate ligase, producing the protein MKIVVLGGGESGCGAAYLAKKKGLEVFLSDKGVIKDNYKQFLTENEIEFEEGEHDEERILDADWIVKSPGIPKKAEIINKIHLKGIRLSSEIEFASEFTNAKIIAITGSNGKTTTTSLIYYILKNDGLNVGLGGNIGYSFAKQVADENHEYYVLEVSSFQLDDIQNFRPYISLLLNLSKDHLDQYNYNYEEYALAKFRIAENQENDNFFIYNKDDEMSKNILEKLEIKAKMIPFSTKENLSEGGFVDNDQIKVKLKDNFSMKLDELSLLGNHNVANSLAASIAGKILEINNESIRNSLMTFQAVEHRLELVSEIDGVKFINDSKATNVNATYYALESMKTPTIWIVGGQDKGNDYSEIEELVKRKVKAIVCLGIDNQKIIDFFKDKKEYIYDTSSMEDAVKISKSLAKNGDTVLLSPCCASFDLFKSYEDRGRQFKEQVLKANS; encoded by the coding sequence ATGAAAATAGTTGTTTTAGGAGGAGGAGAAAGCGGATGTGGAGCTGCTTATTTGGCTAAAAAGAAAGGTTTGGAAGTATTTCTTTCAGACAAAGGAGTCATTAAGGACAACTACAAGCAGTTTCTGACAGAGAATGAAATTGAATTTGAAGAAGGTGAACATGACGAAGAAAGGATTTTAGATGCAGACTGGATCGTAAAAAGCCCGGGAATTCCGAAAAAAGCAGAGATCATCAATAAAATTCATTTGAAAGGAATCAGACTTTCTTCTGAAATTGAATTTGCTTCAGAATTTACCAATGCAAAGATTATCGCGATCACAGGAAGCAACGGAAAAACAACAACAACTTCATTGATCTACTACATCCTGAAAAATGACGGATTGAATGTAGGTTTAGGAGGAAATATCGGTTACAGTTTTGCAAAGCAGGTTGCCGATGAAAATCATGAATATTATGTATTGGAGGTGAGCTCTTTCCAATTAGATGATATTCAGAATTTTAGACCATATATTTCTTTATTGTTGAATTTATCTAAAGATCATTTGGATCAATATAATTACAACTATGAAGAATATGCATTGGCAAAATTCAGAATAGCTGAAAACCAAGAGAATGATAATTTTTTCATCTACAATAAAGATGACGAAATGAGCAAAAATATTCTTGAAAAATTAGAGATAAAAGCGAAAATGATCCCTTTTTCAACAAAAGAAAACTTGTCTGAAGGAGGTTTTGTAGATAATGATCAAATCAAAGTAAAATTGAAAGATAATTTCTCAATGAAACTTGATGAATTGTCTTTGTTGGGAAACCATAATGTAGCCAATAGCTTAGCAGCTTCAATCGCTGGTAAAATACTGGAAATCAATAATGAAAGTATTAGAAACTCATTAATGACCTTCCAGGCAGTTGAACACAGATTGGAACTTGTTTCTGAAATTGATGGTGTAAAATTCATCAACGACAGCAAGGCAACCAACGTCAACGCAACATATTACGCTTTAGAGAGCATGAAAACACCAACCATTTGGATCGTTGGTGGACAGGATAAAGGAAACGATTACTCAGAAATTGAGGAATTGGTTAAAAGAAAAGTAAAAGCAATTGTCTGCTTAGGAATTGATAATCAAAAAATTATAGATTTCTTTAAAGACAAGAAAGAATATATTTATGACACTTCAAGTATGGAAGATGCCGTGAAAATATCAAAATCTTTAGCAAAAAATGGCGATACGGTTTTACTGTCTCCATGTTGCGCAAGTTTTGATCTATTCAAAAGCTATGAAGACAGAGGTCGTCAGTTTAAAGAGCAGGTTTTAAAAGCAAACAGCTAA
- a CDS encoding FtsW/RodA/SpoVE family cell cycle protein, with protein sequence MNEQDTEDSRFEFLKGDKVLWMVILVISIFSIFPVYSASSNLEYIVNNGTTTGHIMKHMFFVLLGLVIMRIVGTIKYEYIGKLSSILLGLMIILLVITMFTGQTIDGASASRWLKIPGTPISFQPSSFAFLMLIIYLCRYLTKKITRERLPIENIMYIFGPILLVFVLVAKDNGSTALMILMVSVVVLVIGQLHWKYIAGFISASFVAIVFFLLIALNTNMIGGNRVHTWMSRIETFTSSKAKSADVDDESLKAKNYQVMQAKAAIVHGGITGMGPGKSALKQMLPQSASDFIFAVIVEEYGVIGAAFLICLYLIMMIRIVMIASKMPAFFGSLLVLSLGVMIFIQLSVNIAVAINLIPVTGQPLPLISYGGTSMLVTYLQLGIILNISSRIQIYDEEGMGKKQSIAEINDIA encoded by the coding sequence ATGAACGAACAAGACACAGAAGATAGTAGATTTGAATTTCTAAAGGGCGATAAGGTACTTTGGATGGTCATTCTTGTGATCTCCATTTTCTCTATTTTCCCTGTATATTCTGCGAGTTCGAATCTGGAATATATTGTAAATAACGGGACTACAACAGGTCACATTATGAAGCATATGTTCTTTGTACTTCTGGGGTTGGTCATTATGAGGATTGTGGGAACAATAAAATACGAATACATCGGAAAGCTCAGCAGTATTCTGCTAGGTTTAATGATAATTCTATTGGTTATCACAATGTTTACGGGACAAACGATCGATGGAGCGAGTGCTTCCAGATGGTTAAAAATTCCGGGAACGCCAATCTCATTTCAGCCGTCTTCTTTTGCTTTTTTAATGTTGATTATTTATTTGTGTAGATATTTAACCAAGAAAATTACACGAGAAAGGCTTCCGATTGAGAACATTATGTACATTTTCGGACCAATTTTGCTTGTTTTTGTGTTGGTTGCGAAAGATAACGGTTCTACGGCATTAATGATTTTAATGGTTTCCGTAGTTGTTTTGGTTATAGGACAATTGCACTGGAAATACATTGCAGGATTTATCTCGGCATCATTTGTAGCCATCGTTTTCTTTTTATTGATTGCTTTAAATACAAACATGATCGGCGGAAACCGTGTTCATACATGGATGAGCCGTATCGAAACATTTACATCAAGCAAAGCAAAATCAGCTGATGTAGATGATGAAAGCCTAAAGGCAAAAAATTATCAGGTAATGCAGGCGAAAGCAGCCATCGTTCACGGTGGAATTACCGGAATGGGACCAGGAAAAAGTGCATTAAAGCAAATGCTTCCACAGTCTGCATCAGATTTTATTTTTGCTGTAATTGTTGAAGAATATGGCGTTATCGGAGCTGCTTTTCTGATTTGTTTATATTTAATTATGATGATCCGTATAGTAATGATAGCCAGTAAGATGCCGGCCTTTTTCGGCTCCTTACTCGTCCTCAGTCTCGGGGTCATGATTTTCATACAACTCTCTGTAAATATTGCAGTTGCAATTAATTTAATCCCGGTAACGGGACAACCTTTGCCATTAATAAGTTACGGGGGAACATCAATGTTGGTAACCTATTTGCAGTTAGGAATTATTTTAAATATAAGCTCAAGAATCCAGATTTACGATGAAGAAGGAATGGGCAAAAAACAAAGTATAGCAGAAATAAACGATATCGCTTAA